One Pongo pygmaeus isolate AG05252 chromosome 10, NHGRI_mPonPyg2-v2.0_pri, whole genome shotgun sequence genomic window carries:
- the FAM186B gene encoding protein FAM186B isoform X1 — protein MENDDPPQLVTPTSVKAIILRIEAAQLTRAQEVAPEMKESPLQWDLMWRLGTDPRFERDSSSGSSEVLGYSATRVCRQISINYLSPKLGLCRDISTQLSDILDNVNCVINRFQEELGYDLKENAKSQQTDPKGKKRFILLEKIASFSKDAKTKEKHLYDILRWLGDWGDTLTYEIGPRKSEEEEAALDEWIEVTEKVLPLSLIATTRGIESLTALCSTLIEGQKKRSQVSKCTFWQGWQGRSPQTSPSHPQPLSPEQMLQDQHTMNTKASEVTSMLQELLDSTMFSKWEVRAIRYMATVVENLNKALILQHKENRSLETKYRHLQMQATKELSSQRLHFQQFVEVLESRRDALLKQVEILGGRYHDLLLTKQALEFQLKKAQTATGQAEDPAEVSVDSPGPSERETLPRKETVTEESQQEPMKEEQLFSPLPPSPMATMRDNGAIAAGHQPLSTMTVRSRVADVFSSKDTESLEPVLLPLVDRRFPKKWERPVAESSGHKDKDQEDYFQEKGGLQIKFHCSKQLSLESSRQVTSESQEEPWEEEFGWEMRRQLWLEEEEMWQQRQKKWALLEQEHQEKLRQWKLEDLAREQQRRWIQLEKEQESPGREPEQLGEDVERRIFTPTSRWRDLEKAELSLVPAPSRTQSAHQSRRPHLPMSPSTQQSALGKQRPMSSVEFTYRPRTRRVPTKPKKSASFPVTGTSIRRLTQPSLQISPATLKEKVYHMDMEAQRKNLQLLSEESELRLPHYLRSKALELTTTTMELGALRLQYLCHKYIFYRRLQSLRQEVINHVQIMKETEASYKAQNLYIFLENTDRLQSLRLQAWTDKQKGLEEKRRECLSSMVTMFPKLQLEWNVHLNIPEVTSPKPKKCKLPAASPRHIRPSGPTYKQPFQSRHQECVPLQMARQQGKQMEAVWKTEVASSSYAIEERTPASLPWDQLRGHPDIPRLLTLDV, from the exons ATGGAGAATGATGACCCCCCACAGTTGGTGACTCCCACATCAGTGAAAGCCATCATCCTGAGGATTGAGGCTGCCCAGCTAACTCGGGCTCAAGAGGTAGCCCCTGAGATGAAGGAATCACCCTTACAGTGGGATCTGATGTGGAGGCTGGGGACTGATCCCAGGTTTGAGCGAGATTCCAGCTCTGGGTCCTCAGAGGTCCTGGGATATTCAGCAACCCGAGTCTGCAGACAGATTAGTATAAATTATCTCTCTCCTAAACTTGGCCTATGCAGG GATATTTCTACCCAGCTCTCAGACATTTTGGACAATGTCAATTGTGTCATCAACCGCTTCCAGGAAGAATTAGGatatgatttaaaagaaaatgccaaatCTCAGCAGACAGATCCAAAGGGCAAGAAGAGATTCATCTTGCTGGAAAAAATTGCCTCCTTCTCCAAAGATGCTAAGACGAAGGAGAAGCACCTGTATGACATTCTCCGCTGGCTGGGTGACTGGG GTGACACTCTGACCTATGAGATCGGGCCCAGGAAGAGTGAAGAGGAAGAAGCAGCTCTGGACGAATGGATTGAAGTGACAGAGAAAGTGTTACCGCTGTCCCTCATTGCCACCACAAGAGGCATCGAGTCACTCACTGCCCTTTGCTCCACTCTCATTGAAGGACAAAAGAAAAGGTCACAAG TGTCCAAATGCACCTTCTGGCAGGGCTGGCAGGGAAGAAGCCCACAGACATCTCCATCCCATCCTCAGCCACTGAGCCCAGAACAGATGCTCCAGGACCAGCATACCATGAACACGAAGGCCTCGGAGGTGACATCCATGCTGCAGGAGCTCCTGGACTCTACCATGTTCAGCAAGTGGGAGGTCAGGGCCATCAGGTACATGGCCACTGTGGTGGAGAACCTCAACAAGGCCTTGATCCTCCAACACAAGGAGAACAGGAGCCTGGAGACCAAATACAGGCACCTGCAAATGCAGGCAACCAAAGAGCTCAGCAGCCAGAGGCTGCACTTCCAGCAGTTCGTGGAGGTCCTTGAGAGCAGGAGGGATGCTCTGCTGAAGCAGGTAGAGATCTTAGGGGGAAGGTACCATGACCTTCTCCTGACGAAGCAGGCCTTGGAGTTCCAGCTGAAGAAGGCTCAGACTGCTACAGGTCAGGCAGAAGACCCGGCTGAGGTTTCTGTTGACTCCCCGGGTCCCTCTGAGAGAGAGACCCTCCCAAGGAAAGAAACAGTCACGGAGGAAAGCCAACAGGAACCAATGAAGGAGGAGCAGTTGTTCTCACCACTTCCCCCAAGTCCCATGGCCACGATGCGGGACAATGGTGCTATAGCTGCAGGGCACCAGCcactttccaccatgactgtgcgCTCGAGGGTCGCAGATGTGTTCAGCAGCAAGGACACTGAGAGCCTTGAGCCTGTGCTTTTACCCTTAGTAGATCGCAGGTTTCCTAAGAAATGGGAAAGACCGGTGGCAGAAAGCTCAGGCCACAAAGACAAAGACCAGGAGGACTACTTCCAGGAGAAGGGAGGACTTCAAATTAAGTTCCATTGTAGCAAGCAGCTGTCTCTAGAGAGCTCCAGGCAGGTGACCTCTGAGAGCCAAGAGGAGCCCTGGGAGGAGGAATTCGGCTGGGAGATGCGGAGGCAGCtgtggctggaggaggaggagatgtgGCAGCAGCGGCAGAAGAAGTGGGCCCTGCTGGAGCAGGAGCACCAGGAAAAGCTGCGGCAGTGGAAGCTGGAAGACCTGGCCAGGGAGCAGCAGCGGAGATGGATCCAGCTAGAAAAGGAGCAGGAGAGCCCAGGGAGAGAGCCGGAGCAGCTAGGGGAGGATGTAGAGAGGAGGATCTTCACACCCACCAGTCGATGGAGGGACCTGGAGAAGGCAGAGCTATCATTAGTGCCTGCCCCAAGCCGGACCCAATCTGCTCACCAAAGCAGGAGGCCACACTTGCCCATGTCTCCTAGTACCCAGCAGTCTGCCCTGGGAAAGCAGAGACCTATGAGTTCAGTGGAGTTTACCTACAGACCACGGACCCGCCGAGTTCCCACAAAGCCCAAGAAATCTGCCTCCTTTCCTGTCACTGGGACATCCATCCGAAGGCTGACCCAGCCCTCTTTGCAGATATCCCCTGCAACTCTTAAGGAGAAGGTGTACCACATGGACATGGAGGCCCAGAGGAAGAACCTGCAGCTCCTGAGTGAGGAGTCTGAGTTGAGGCTGCCCCACTACCTGCGCAGCAAAGCGCTGGagctcaccaccaccaccatggaGCTGGGTGCGCTCAGGCTGCAGTACCTGTGCCATAAGTACATCTTCTATAGACGCCTCCAGAGCCTCCG GCAAGAAGTGATCAACCATGTACAAATAATGAAAGAAACGGAGGCTTCCTACAAGGCCCAGAACCTCTACATCTTCCTGGAAAACACTGACCGCCTGCAGAGTCTCAGGCTGCAGGCCTGGACAGACAAGCAGAAGGGCCTGGAGGAGAAGCGCCGAGAGTGCCTGAGCAGCATGGTGACCATGTTCCCCAAG CTCCAGCTGGAGTGGAACGTTCACCTGAACATCCCTGAGGTCACCTCGCCAAAGCCAAAGAAATGCAAGTTGCCTGCAGCCTCACCCCGGCACATCCGCCCCAGCGGCCCCACCTACAAGCAGCCCTTTCAGTCTAGGCACCAGGAATGTGTGCCCCTGCAGATGGCCCG CCAACAGGGGAAGCAGATGGAGGCTGTCTGGAAGACCGAGGTGGCCTCCTCCAGTTACGCAATAGAAGAAAGGACCCCTGCCAGCCTTCCCTGGGACCAGCTGAGGGGACACCCAGATATTCCCCGGCTGTTGACACTGGACGTGTAG
- the LOC129009847 gene encoding DNA-directed RNA polymerases I, II, and III subunit RPABC4-like has product KGAHNDTQDIQPPKQQPMIYICGECHAENEIKSRDPIRCRECVYRIIFKKRTERLVGFDAQ; this is encoded by the coding sequence AAAGGGGCTCACAATGACACCCAGGACATTCAACCCCCAAAGCAGCAGCCAATGATATATATCTGTGGAGAATGTcatgcagaaaatgaaataaaatccagGGATCCAATCAGATGCAGAGAATGTGTATACAGAATAATATTCAAGAAAAGGACTGAAAGATTGGTAGGTTTTGATGCTCAGTGA
- the FAM186B gene encoding protein FAM186B isoform X3, producing the protein MENDDPPQLVTPTSVKAIILRIEAAQLTRAQEDISTQLSDILDNVNCVINRFQEELGYDLKENAKSQQTDPKGKKRFILLEKIASFSKDAKTKEKHLYDILRWLGDWGDTLTYEIGPRKSEEEEAALDEWIEVTEKVLPLSLIATTRGIESLTALCSTLIEGQKKRSQVSKCTFWQGWQGRSPQTSPSHPQPLSPEQMLQDQHTMNTKASEVTSMLQELLDSTMFSKWEVRAIRYMATVVENLNKALILQHKENRSLETKYRHLQMQATKELSSQRLHFQQFVEVLESRRDALLKQVEILGGRYHDLLLTKQALEFQLKKAQTATGQAEDPAEVSVDSPGPSERETLPRKETVTEESQQEPMKEEQLFSPLPPSPMATMRDNGAIAAGHQPLSTMTVRSRVADVFSSKDTESLEPVLLPLVDRRFPKKWERPVAESSGHKDKDQEDYFQEKGGLQIKFHCSKQLSLESSRQVTSESQEEPWEEEFGWEMRRQLWLEEEEMWQQRQKKWALLEQEHQEKLRQWKLEDLAREQQRRWIQLEKEQESPGREPEQLGEDVERRIFTPTSRWRDLEKAELSLVPAPSRTQSAHQSRRPHLPMSPSTQQSALGKQRPMSSVEFTYRPRTRRVPTKPKKSASFPVTGTSIRRLTQPSLQISPATLKEKVYHMDMEAQRKNLQLLSEESELRLPHYLRSKALELTTTTMELGALRLQYLCHKYIFYRRLQSLRQEVINHVQIMKETEASYKAQNLYIFLENTDRLQSLRLQAWTDKQKGLEEKRRECLSSMVTMFPKLQLEWNVHLNIPEVTSPKPKKCKLPAASPRHIRPSGPTYKQPFQSRHQECVPLQMARGSRWRLSGRPRWPPPVTQ; encoded by the exons ATGGAGAATGATGACCCCCCACAGTTGGTGACTCCCACATCAGTGAAAGCCATCATCCTGAGGATTGAGGCTGCCCAGCTAACTCGGGCTCAAGAG GATATTTCTACCCAGCTCTCAGACATTTTGGACAATGTCAATTGTGTCATCAACCGCTTCCAGGAAGAATTAGGatatgatttaaaagaaaatgccaaatCTCAGCAGACAGATCCAAAGGGCAAGAAGAGATTCATCTTGCTGGAAAAAATTGCCTCCTTCTCCAAAGATGCTAAGACGAAGGAGAAGCACCTGTATGACATTCTCCGCTGGCTGGGTGACTGGG GTGACACTCTGACCTATGAGATCGGGCCCAGGAAGAGTGAAGAGGAAGAAGCAGCTCTGGACGAATGGATTGAAGTGACAGAGAAAGTGTTACCGCTGTCCCTCATTGCCACCACAAGAGGCATCGAGTCACTCACTGCCCTTTGCTCCACTCTCATTGAAGGACAAAAGAAAAGGTCACAAG TGTCCAAATGCACCTTCTGGCAGGGCTGGCAGGGAAGAAGCCCACAGACATCTCCATCCCATCCTCAGCCACTGAGCCCAGAACAGATGCTCCAGGACCAGCATACCATGAACACGAAGGCCTCGGAGGTGACATCCATGCTGCAGGAGCTCCTGGACTCTACCATGTTCAGCAAGTGGGAGGTCAGGGCCATCAGGTACATGGCCACTGTGGTGGAGAACCTCAACAAGGCCTTGATCCTCCAACACAAGGAGAACAGGAGCCTGGAGACCAAATACAGGCACCTGCAAATGCAGGCAACCAAAGAGCTCAGCAGCCAGAGGCTGCACTTCCAGCAGTTCGTGGAGGTCCTTGAGAGCAGGAGGGATGCTCTGCTGAAGCAGGTAGAGATCTTAGGGGGAAGGTACCATGACCTTCTCCTGACGAAGCAGGCCTTGGAGTTCCAGCTGAAGAAGGCTCAGACTGCTACAGGTCAGGCAGAAGACCCGGCTGAGGTTTCTGTTGACTCCCCGGGTCCCTCTGAGAGAGAGACCCTCCCAAGGAAAGAAACAGTCACGGAGGAAAGCCAACAGGAACCAATGAAGGAGGAGCAGTTGTTCTCACCACTTCCCCCAAGTCCCATGGCCACGATGCGGGACAATGGTGCTATAGCTGCAGGGCACCAGCcactttccaccatgactgtgcgCTCGAGGGTCGCAGATGTGTTCAGCAGCAAGGACACTGAGAGCCTTGAGCCTGTGCTTTTACCCTTAGTAGATCGCAGGTTTCCTAAGAAATGGGAAAGACCGGTGGCAGAAAGCTCAGGCCACAAAGACAAAGACCAGGAGGACTACTTCCAGGAGAAGGGAGGACTTCAAATTAAGTTCCATTGTAGCAAGCAGCTGTCTCTAGAGAGCTCCAGGCAGGTGACCTCTGAGAGCCAAGAGGAGCCCTGGGAGGAGGAATTCGGCTGGGAGATGCGGAGGCAGCtgtggctggaggaggaggagatgtgGCAGCAGCGGCAGAAGAAGTGGGCCCTGCTGGAGCAGGAGCACCAGGAAAAGCTGCGGCAGTGGAAGCTGGAAGACCTGGCCAGGGAGCAGCAGCGGAGATGGATCCAGCTAGAAAAGGAGCAGGAGAGCCCAGGGAGAGAGCCGGAGCAGCTAGGGGAGGATGTAGAGAGGAGGATCTTCACACCCACCAGTCGATGGAGGGACCTGGAGAAGGCAGAGCTATCATTAGTGCCTGCCCCAAGCCGGACCCAATCTGCTCACCAAAGCAGGAGGCCACACTTGCCCATGTCTCCTAGTACCCAGCAGTCTGCCCTGGGAAAGCAGAGACCTATGAGTTCAGTGGAGTTTACCTACAGACCACGGACCCGCCGAGTTCCCACAAAGCCCAAGAAATCTGCCTCCTTTCCTGTCACTGGGACATCCATCCGAAGGCTGACCCAGCCCTCTTTGCAGATATCCCCTGCAACTCTTAAGGAGAAGGTGTACCACATGGACATGGAGGCCCAGAGGAAGAACCTGCAGCTCCTGAGTGAGGAGTCTGAGTTGAGGCTGCCCCACTACCTGCGCAGCAAAGCGCTGGagctcaccaccaccaccatggaGCTGGGTGCGCTCAGGCTGCAGTACCTGTGCCATAAGTACATCTTCTATAGACGCCTCCAGAGCCTCCG GCAAGAAGTGATCAACCATGTACAAATAATGAAAGAAACGGAGGCTTCCTACAAGGCCCAGAACCTCTACATCTTCCTGGAAAACACTGACCGCCTGCAGAGTCTCAGGCTGCAGGCCTGGACAGACAAGCAGAAGGGCCTGGAGGAGAAGCGCCGAGAGTGCCTGAGCAGCATGGTGACCATGTTCCCCAAG CTCCAGCTGGAGTGGAACGTTCACCTGAACATCCCTGAGGTCACCTCGCCAAAGCCAAAGAAATGCAAGTTGCCTGCAGCCTCACCCCGGCACATCCGCCCCAGCGGCCCCACCTACAAGCAGCCCTTTCAGTCTAGGCACCAGGAATGTGTGCCCCTGCAGATGGCCCG GGGAAGCAGATGGAGGCTGTCTGGAAGACCGAGGTGGCCTCCTCCAGTTACGCAATAG
- the FAM186B gene encoding protein FAM186B isoform X2, whose product MENDDPPQLVTPTSVKAIILRIEAAQLTRAQEDISTQLSDILDNVNCVINRFQEELGYDLKENAKSQQTDPKGKKRFILLEKIASFSKDAKTKEKHLYDILRWLGDWGDTLTYEIGPRKSEEEEAALDEWIEVTEKVLPLSLIATTRGIESLTALCSTLIEGQKKRSQVSKCTFWQGWQGRSPQTSPSHPQPLSPEQMLQDQHTMNTKASEVTSMLQELLDSTMFSKWEVRAIRYMATVVENLNKALILQHKENRSLETKYRHLQMQATKELSSQRLHFQQFVEVLESRRDALLKQVEILGGRYHDLLLTKQALEFQLKKAQTATGQAEDPAEVSVDSPGPSERETLPRKETVTEESQQEPMKEEQLFSPLPPSPMATMRDNGAIAAGHQPLSTMTVRSRVADVFSSKDTESLEPVLLPLVDRRFPKKWERPVAESSGHKDKDQEDYFQEKGGLQIKFHCSKQLSLESSRQVTSESQEEPWEEEFGWEMRRQLWLEEEEMWQQRQKKWALLEQEHQEKLRQWKLEDLAREQQRRWIQLEKEQESPGREPEQLGEDVERRIFTPTSRWRDLEKAELSLVPAPSRTQSAHQSRRPHLPMSPSTQQSALGKQRPMSSVEFTYRPRTRRVPTKPKKSASFPVTGTSIRRLTQPSLQISPATLKEKVYHMDMEAQRKNLQLLSEESELRLPHYLRSKALELTTTTMELGALRLQYLCHKYIFYRRLQSLRQEVINHVQIMKETEASYKAQNLYIFLENTDRLQSLRLQAWTDKQKGLEEKRRECLSSMVTMFPKLQLEWNVHLNIPEVTSPKPKKCKLPAASPRHIRPSGPTYKQPFQSRHQECVPLQMARQQGKQMEAVWKTEVASSSYAIEERTPASLPWDQLRGHPDIPRLLTLDV is encoded by the exons ATGGAGAATGATGACCCCCCACAGTTGGTGACTCCCACATCAGTGAAAGCCATCATCCTGAGGATTGAGGCTGCCCAGCTAACTCGGGCTCAAGAG GATATTTCTACCCAGCTCTCAGACATTTTGGACAATGTCAATTGTGTCATCAACCGCTTCCAGGAAGAATTAGGatatgatttaaaagaaaatgccaaatCTCAGCAGACAGATCCAAAGGGCAAGAAGAGATTCATCTTGCTGGAAAAAATTGCCTCCTTCTCCAAAGATGCTAAGACGAAGGAGAAGCACCTGTATGACATTCTCCGCTGGCTGGGTGACTGGG GTGACACTCTGACCTATGAGATCGGGCCCAGGAAGAGTGAAGAGGAAGAAGCAGCTCTGGACGAATGGATTGAAGTGACAGAGAAAGTGTTACCGCTGTCCCTCATTGCCACCACAAGAGGCATCGAGTCACTCACTGCCCTTTGCTCCACTCTCATTGAAGGACAAAAGAAAAGGTCACAAG TGTCCAAATGCACCTTCTGGCAGGGCTGGCAGGGAAGAAGCCCACAGACATCTCCATCCCATCCTCAGCCACTGAGCCCAGAACAGATGCTCCAGGACCAGCATACCATGAACACGAAGGCCTCGGAGGTGACATCCATGCTGCAGGAGCTCCTGGACTCTACCATGTTCAGCAAGTGGGAGGTCAGGGCCATCAGGTACATGGCCACTGTGGTGGAGAACCTCAACAAGGCCTTGATCCTCCAACACAAGGAGAACAGGAGCCTGGAGACCAAATACAGGCACCTGCAAATGCAGGCAACCAAAGAGCTCAGCAGCCAGAGGCTGCACTTCCAGCAGTTCGTGGAGGTCCTTGAGAGCAGGAGGGATGCTCTGCTGAAGCAGGTAGAGATCTTAGGGGGAAGGTACCATGACCTTCTCCTGACGAAGCAGGCCTTGGAGTTCCAGCTGAAGAAGGCTCAGACTGCTACAGGTCAGGCAGAAGACCCGGCTGAGGTTTCTGTTGACTCCCCGGGTCCCTCTGAGAGAGAGACCCTCCCAAGGAAAGAAACAGTCACGGAGGAAAGCCAACAGGAACCAATGAAGGAGGAGCAGTTGTTCTCACCACTTCCCCCAAGTCCCATGGCCACGATGCGGGACAATGGTGCTATAGCTGCAGGGCACCAGCcactttccaccatgactgtgcgCTCGAGGGTCGCAGATGTGTTCAGCAGCAAGGACACTGAGAGCCTTGAGCCTGTGCTTTTACCCTTAGTAGATCGCAGGTTTCCTAAGAAATGGGAAAGACCGGTGGCAGAAAGCTCAGGCCACAAAGACAAAGACCAGGAGGACTACTTCCAGGAGAAGGGAGGACTTCAAATTAAGTTCCATTGTAGCAAGCAGCTGTCTCTAGAGAGCTCCAGGCAGGTGACCTCTGAGAGCCAAGAGGAGCCCTGGGAGGAGGAATTCGGCTGGGAGATGCGGAGGCAGCtgtggctggaggaggaggagatgtgGCAGCAGCGGCAGAAGAAGTGGGCCCTGCTGGAGCAGGAGCACCAGGAAAAGCTGCGGCAGTGGAAGCTGGAAGACCTGGCCAGGGAGCAGCAGCGGAGATGGATCCAGCTAGAAAAGGAGCAGGAGAGCCCAGGGAGAGAGCCGGAGCAGCTAGGGGAGGATGTAGAGAGGAGGATCTTCACACCCACCAGTCGATGGAGGGACCTGGAGAAGGCAGAGCTATCATTAGTGCCTGCCCCAAGCCGGACCCAATCTGCTCACCAAAGCAGGAGGCCACACTTGCCCATGTCTCCTAGTACCCAGCAGTCTGCCCTGGGAAAGCAGAGACCTATGAGTTCAGTGGAGTTTACCTACAGACCACGGACCCGCCGAGTTCCCACAAAGCCCAAGAAATCTGCCTCCTTTCCTGTCACTGGGACATCCATCCGAAGGCTGACCCAGCCCTCTTTGCAGATATCCCCTGCAACTCTTAAGGAGAAGGTGTACCACATGGACATGGAGGCCCAGAGGAAGAACCTGCAGCTCCTGAGTGAGGAGTCTGAGTTGAGGCTGCCCCACTACCTGCGCAGCAAAGCGCTGGagctcaccaccaccaccatggaGCTGGGTGCGCTCAGGCTGCAGTACCTGTGCCATAAGTACATCTTCTATAGACGCCTCCAGAGCCTCCG GCAAGAAGTGATCAACCATGTACAAATAATGAAAGAAACGGAGGCTTCCTACAAGGCCCAGAACCTCTACATCTTCCTGGAAAACACTGACCGCCTGCAGAGTCTCAGGCTGCAGGCCTGGACAGACAAGCAGAAGGGCCTGGAGGAGAAGCGCCGAGAGTGCCTGAGCAGCATGGTGACCATGTTCCCCAAG CTCCAGCTGGAGTGGAACGTTCACCTGAACATCCCTGAGGTCACCTCGCCAAAGCCAAAGAAATGCAAGTTGCCTGCAGCCTCACCCCGGCACATCCGCCCCAGCGGCCCCACCTACAAGCAGCCCTTTCAGTCTAGGCACCAGGAATGTGTGCCCCTGCAGATGGCCCG CCAACAGGGGAAGCAGATGGAGGCTGTCTGGAAGACCGAGGTGGCCTCCTCCAGTTACGCAATAGAAGAAAGGACCCCTGCCAGCCTTCCCTGGGACCAGCTGAGGGGACACCCAGATATTCCCCGGCTGTTGACACTGGACGTGTAG